The following is a genomic window from Pseudomonas lurida.
GATATCCAGAACGACTACTTCCCCCAAGGCAAGTGGCCACTCGACGGCGTGGACGCCGCGGCAGACAAGGCCGCGCAGGTGCTGCAGGCGTTTCGCCAGGCGGGCGATGCGGTGATTCACGTTCGTCATGAGTTCACGTCCGAGGATGCGCCGTTCTTCACACCGGGCTCCGAGGGCGCGCATCTGCATCGCACAGTGCTGAACGAGGGCAGTGAGCCGGTGGTGCTCAAGCACTTCGTGAACGCGTTCCGCGAGACCAACCTGCGTGCCCTGCTGGAACAACGCAGCATCACGGAATTGGTGGTGGTCGGCAGCATGAGCCACATGTGTATCGATGCTGTGGTGCGGGCGGCGGCGGACCTGGGCTACAAGGTCACGGTGATTCACGACGCGTGTGCGACGCGGGACCTGGAATTTAATGGGCAGGTGATTCCCGCTGCGCAGGTGCATGGGGCGTATATGGCATCACTGGCGTTTGGTTATGCGGGCGTGGTGTCGGCGGATGAATACTTGAAAGCGCAAGCGGCGGCGGCATGACCGCCACTTGCCTGGGTGGTGTTAGCGGGTAGCAATGATGAACAGACGCGGAAAAGGCAGCAGCACGGTGCCATCGGCCAGGGCTGGGTAAGCCCGGGTGATCCGCGCCTGGTACGCCTGAAGGAAGGCGGCTTTTTCGCTGTCGGTCAACGGCGCGAGAAACGGTCTCAGGGCTGACGCCTTGAACCACTCCACCACCGCCGCGTGATCTGCCAGCGGGTGCAGATAGATGGTACGCCACACATCGACGGTGCTGCAGTGCCGGCTCAGCAGCTCGTAGTAGTAACTCGCGGTGTGGCGTTCATTGTGTTTGACCGCACCGATTTTGGCAGACCATGGGCCATCGGCCGCGACTTCACGGGCAAGCCGGTGAGCGGGCTCATCAAGGTTGTCCGGCGTTTGCACCGCCAACGTGCCACCGGGCGTGAGTTGCTGAACCAACCGCGGGTAAAGCGTGGCGTGGTCCGGCAGCCATTGCAGGGACGCGTTGGCCAGGATCACATCGCAAGCTTGCGCAGGGCGCCAGGCACCGATGTCCGCCAGTTCGAAGTTCAGCGCCGGTAACCGTTTGCGGGCGTCGACCAGCATGTCATCGGAGCTGTCCATGCCGGTGATGCGCGCGTGCGGGAAGCGCTGGGCCAATACTTCGGTGGAGTTGCCGGGGCCGCAGCCCAGGTCGACGGCCGTACGCACTTCAGTATTCGGAATGGCCGCCACCAGGTCACGGACGGGACGGGTGCGCTGCTGTTCGAACATCGTGTACTGCTTGGCTGACCAGGTCATCACGGCTTTCCTTCTTTTGAGGTTGGCCACAGCCTAATTCTTGTGAGCCATGAGAACAAATGCCAGGATTGGAGCCCTCCCATACCTGAAAAGTATTCCTATGCTGGAGCTTCGCCAACTCAGGGCCTTCGTGGCCATCGCCGAAGAAGGCTATATCACCCGCGCCGCCGAACGCCTGGGCATGCAGCAGCCACCGTTGACGCGGATGCTGCAAAGCCTGGAGGCCGAGTTGGGCGTGATCTTGATGGAGCGTTTGCCCCGTGGCGTGCGCCCCACCACCGCCGGCCTCGCTCTGCTGGACGAAGCCCGGGAAATACTCGCCCAGGCTGAGGGTGTCGCCGAGGTGGTTCGCCGCGCGGCGCGCGGTGAACGTGGGCGCCTGGCGATCGGCTTCACCAGTTCGGCCGCGCTGCATCCCTTTGTACCGAGTGTGCTGCGGCTGTTCCGCGAAACCTTTGTCGGCGTCACCGTGGTGTTGGAGGAAGCCGGTACGGGCGAACTGCTGGACGCGTTGCTGCACGAGAAACTCGACGCGGCGTTTATCCGCTCACCCCTCAGCGGGACGCAATTGCTGCAGGACGAACCGATCCTGGTGGAGCCCATGTTGCTGGCGCTGCCGACGGATCATCCCCTGGCAAGCGATTCAGCATCGCCCCTGCCCTTGGCGGCCTTGGCGACCGAGTCCTTCGTGCTCTATCGCCGTCGCGTCGGCTTGGGCCTGTATGACGCCATTCTGGTGGCCTGCCGTGAAGCAGGGTTCAGCCCGCAGGTGGTGCAGGAAGCACCGCGCATGACCGCCACACTGAGCCTGGTAGCGGCAGGGCTTGGGGTGTCGATCGTGCCCGCGTCGATGCAGCGATTGCGCGGGGACGGCATTGTTTATCGGGACCTGACGGAATGCAGCAGCCTGGTGGCGCCCTTGCACCTGGCGACGCGGATTGGGGATGGCTCGGCGGTGTTGCAGCGTTTCCGGGCAATGGTTGTCACGTCAGCCTCGACCGACGCTGATGGCAGGCAATAAAAAACCCCCGAGGCATGAGCCATCGGAGGTTTTGTTCGTTCCGGGCCTAGACCTTAGAACGGAATATCGTCATCAAAGCTGTCGAAATCCGGAGCCGGCTGCGGTGCGGCCTGTTGTGGCGCTGGGCGCGACTCACGCTGTGGCTGCTGGCTTGGCTGTGGGCGGGACTGCTGTGGACGCGGTGCCGAGTTGGACATGCCGCCCTGGCCCTGTTGGTCGCCCTGCGGACGGCCGCCCAGCAGTTGCATGGTGCCTTGCATGTCGACCACGATTTCAGTGGTGTAACGCTTGATGCCGTCTTTTTCCCACTCGCGGGTCTGCAGCTTGCCTTCGATGTAGACCTGCGAACCTTTGCGCAGGTACTCACCGGCGATCTCTGCGACCTTGCCGAACATCGACACACGGTGCCATTCGGTTTTCTCGACCTTCTGGCCGGTCTGCTTGTCGGTCCACTGTTCGCTGGTCGCCAGACTCAGGTTGGTCACGGCGTTACCGTTAGGCAAGTAGCGAACCTCGGGATCCTGGCCGCACGTACCGACCAATATGACTTTGTTAACCCCACGGGCCATAACGTTCTCCTAGGCTGGGCGCGCTGTCGGCACTGGGTTGACCAGTTGCTCGAGCGTCGCGCGATCCAATAATTCGGTGTCCAATTTGATGTAGATGGCGGCTTCTTCAGCAACAACCACGGCATCGGTAACCCCTGTAACGGCCTTAAGGCGCTCGACCAGACCGGCTTCGCGGATCGCTTCAGGCGATAACGGCAAACGCAGACTCGTCACATAGGGAGGTTCGCGCATGGTAACAGCAAAGGCCAGCCAGAGGGCAGCCAGACCTGCGCATCCAAGGAACACAACCGACAAACCGCCATGCTGGAACATCCAGCCACCCATGATGCCGCCCAGTGCAGAGCCGAGGAACTGGCTGGTGGAATACACCCCCATTGCCGTCCCTTTGCCACCGGCCGGTGAGACCTTGCTGATCAGCGATGGCAGCGAAGCCTCCAGCAGGTTGAACGCGGTGAAGAACACCACCGTGCCGATTACCAGCGCCCGCAGGCTGTCGCCGAACTGCCAGAAGAATAGCTCAGTGAGCATCAATGTCGCGACGGCGCCCAGGAGAACTCGTTTCATTTTGCGTTTCTTTTCGCCGTAGATGATGAACGGGATCATGGCGAAGAACGAAATCAGCAGCGCTGTGAGGTAGACCCACCAGTGCTGTTCCTTGGGCAGGCCGGCTTTTTCCACCAAGGCCAGGGGCAAGGCGACGAAGCTGCACATCAGCATCGCGTGCAACACGAAGATACCTAAATCCAGGCGCAGGAGGTCAGCGTGCTTGAGCGTCGGCAGCAATGCCTGCCGGGCGACGCCCGACTCCCGATGCTGCAGCGTGCCGGTGGAGCGCGGCACCATAAAGGCCACGATCACGATACCAAACAACGCCATGCCGCCGGTGGCCAGGAACAGCCCGTGCAAGCCGAACGCGCGCGTCAGCAAGGGGCCGACCACCATGGCCACGGCGAACGACAGCCCGATGGTCATGCCGATCATGGCCATGGCCTTGGTGCGGTGTTGCTCGCGCGTCAGGTCGGACAGCAACGCCATGACCGCAGCAGAAATGGCGCCGGCGCCTTGCAGAACTCGCCCGGCGATCACGCCCCAGATCGAATCGGACTGCGCCGCGAGCACACTGCCGAGGGCAAACACGATCAGCCCCAGGTAAATCACCGGGCGGCGGCCAATGCGGTCGGAAATGATCCCGAACGGAATCTGGAAAATGGCCTGGGTCAGGCCATAGGCGCCAATCGCCAGGCCGATCAATGCGGGGGTCGCACCTGCGAGATCCATTCCATAGGTCGCCAGCACCGGCAACACCATAAACATGCCCAGCATACGGAAGGCGAACACCAGGGCCAGACCGCTTGCTGCTCGGGTCTCGCCGCTACTCATGCGTTCGCTGTGGGGATCGTGCATGGAAAAACCTCGTGTGAACCGGCGGCGATTCTACCAGTCCCATCGATTGAGAGGGTATATGCGGCGCTTTGCCGCGCAGCTTTCATCTAAGGCTGCAAGCGGCCTTTTGACAGTGTATATTCATCCAGTCTTTAGCCGTATACTCCGGCATTATTTACGCCCGCCGTGCGAGGCCATCTTGGACAAGATCCTGATTCGTGGGGCTAGAACCCACAACCTGAAGAACATCGACCTGACCCTGCCCCGGGACAAACTGATCGTCATCACCGGCTTGTCCGGGTCCGGCAAATCGTCCCTGGCGTTCGA
Proteins encoded in this region:
- a CDS encoding cysteine hydrolase family protein; its protein translation is MAKQALILIDIQNDYFPQGKWPLDGVDAAADKAAQVLQAFRQAGDAVIHVRHEFTSEDAPFFTPGSEGAHLHRTVLNEGSEPVVLKHFVNAFRETNLRALLEQRSITELVVVGSMSHMCIDAVVRAAADLGYKVTVIHDACATRDLEFNGQVIPAAQVHGAYMASLAFGYAGVVSADEYLKAQAAAA
- the tam gene encoding trans-aconitate 2-methyltransferase gives rise to the protein MTWSAKQYTMFEQQRTRPVRDLVAAIPNTEVRTAVDLGCGPGNSTEVLAQRFPHARITGMDSSDDMLVDARKRLPALNFELADIGAWRPAQACDVILANASLQWLPDHATLYPRLVQQLTPGGTLAVQTPDNLDEPAHRLAREVAADGPWSAKIGAVKHNERHTASYYYELLSRHCSTVDVWRTIYLHPLADHAAVVEWFKASALRPFLAPLTDSEKAAFLQAYQARITRAYPALADGTVLLPFPRLFIIATR
- a CDS encoding single-stranded DNA-binding protein, producing the protein MARGVNKVILVGTCGQDPEVRYLPNGNAVTNLSLATSEQWTDKQTGQKVEKTEWHRVSMFGKVAEIAGEYLRKGSQVYIEGKLQTREWEKDGIKRYTTEIVVDMQGTMQLLGGRPQGDQQGQGGMSNSAPRPQQSRPQPSQQPQRESRPAPQQAAPQPAPDFDSFDDDIPF
- a CDS encoding LysR family transcriptional regulator, with product MLELRQLRAFVAIAEEGYITRAAERLGMQQPPLTRMLQSLEAELGVILMERLPRGVRPTTAGLALLDEAREILAQAEGVAEVVRRAARGERGRLAIGFTSSAALHPFVPSVLRLFRETFVGVTVVLEEAGTGELLDALLHEKLDAAFIRSPLSGTQLLQDEPILVEPMLLALPTDHPLASDSASPLPLAALATESFVLYRRRVGLGLYDAILVACREAGFSPQVVQEAPRMTATLSLVAAGLGVSIVPASMQRLRGDGIVYRDLTECSSLVAPLHLATRIGDGSAVLQRFRAMVVTSASTDADGRQ
- a CDS encoding MFS transporter; the encoded protein is MHDPHSERMSSGETRAASGLALVFAFRMLGMFMVLPVLATYGMDLAGATPALIGLAIGAYGLTQAIFQIPFGIISDRIGRRPVIYLGLIVFALGSVLAAQSDSIWGVIAGRVLQGAGAISAAVMALLSDLTREQHRTKAMAMIGMTIGLSFAVAMVVGPLLTRAFGLHGLFLATGGMALFGIVIVAFMVPRSTGTLQHRESGVARQALLPTLKHADLLRLDLGIFVLHAMLMCSFVALPLALVEKAGLPKEQHWWVYLTALLISFFAMIPFIIYGEKKRKMKRVLLGAVATLMLTELFFWQFGDSLRALVIGTVVFFTAFNLLEASLPSLISKVSPAGGKGTAMGVYSTSQFLGSALGGIMGGWMFQHGGLSVVFLGCAGLAALWLAFAVTMREPPYVTSLRLPLSPEAIREAGLVERLKAVTGVTDAVVVAEEAAIYIKLDTELLDRATLEQLVNPVPTARPA